In one Rutidosis leptorrhynchoides isolate AG116_Rl617_1_P2 chromosome 8, CSIRO_AGI_Rlap_v1, whole genome shotgun sequence genomic region, the following are encoded:
- the LOC139862577 gene encoding fasciclin-like arabinogalactan protein 10: MSALRILLLITSVLTVVTGHNITAILSAFPEYSDFNNYLSQTKLDDEINSRETITVLVLKNDVVSSLASKHPLSVVKSVLSLHILLDYYDNKKLHAISDGTTLSTTLYQTTGNSPGNVGFVNITDLKGGKVGFGSAVSGSKLDSSYTKSVKQIPYNISVLEIDSPIIAPGILTAPAPSADVNITGLLEKAGCKTFVKLITDTGVLKVFQGAAAKGLTVFAPSDEAFKAAGVPDLSKLTNAELVALLQYHALASYTPKGSLKTTKDPLSTLATNGAGKFDLSVETAGDSVTLDSGVGTSRLASTVLDSTPLCIFTVDNLLLPTELFGKAPSPAPGLSPETSPASAPSPVAFSPEPATAPSPFLSPPAPPTASPVGGPAPSDGPTADSQNSNASNGVNAVKSPSFVVALVFVSLSVMMSYVMS, encoded by the exons ATGAGCGCACTACGCATCCTCCTCCTCATCACCTCCGTTCTCACCGTCGTCACCGGCCACAACATCACCGCCATCTTATCAGCCTTCCCGGAGTACAGTGACTTCAACAACTACCTCTCACAAACAAAACTAGACGACGAGATTAACAGCCGTGAAACAATAACCGTTTTAGTATTAAAAAACGACGTCGTTTCTTCACTCGCGTCAAAACATCCGTTATCCGTCGTTAAAAGCGTCTTAAGTCTCCACATTCTGTTAGATTACTACGACAATAAAAAGCTTCACGCCATCTCTGATGGAACCACACTTTCCACCACATTATATCAAACAACCGGAAATTCACCCGGAAACGTTGGATTTGTTAATATAACCGATTTGAAAGGCGGTAAAGTCGGGTTCGGGTCAGCTGTTTCGGGTTCAAAACTTGATTCGTCTTACACCAAATCTGTTAAACAGATTCCGTACAATATTTCTGTTTTGGAAATCGATTCCCCTATTATTGCTCCCGGCATTTTAACCGCACCTGCTCCCTCAGCTGACGTCAACATTACAG GTTTGTTGGAGAAAGCAGGATGTAAGACGTTTGTGAAACTAATTACTGATACCGGAGTATTGAAGGTGTTTCAAGGTGCGGCGGCTAAAGGATTAACGGTGTTTGCACCGTCGGATGAAGCGTTTAAGGCGGCCGGAGTACCGGATCTGAGCAAGCTAACAAATGCTGAGCTAGTAGCATTGTTACAGTACCATGCGCTAGCTAGTTACACTCCAAAAGGTTCATTGAAAACGACAAAAGATCCGTTAAGCACGTTAGCAACTAACGGCGCCGGAAAGTTTGACCTAAGTGTAGAAACCGCCGGCGATTCGGTTACCTTAGATTCCGGCGTCGGAACTTCGCGTCTTGCAAGTACGGTTCTAGATTCAACTCCGTTGTGCATTTTCACTGTTGATAATTTACTTCTTCCAACGGAACTGTTCGGTAAAGCTCCGTCTCCGGCGCCGGGTTTGTCGCCGGAAACTTCGCCGGCGTCTGCGCCTTCACCGGTTGCATTTTCGCCGGAACCTGCGACAGCTCCTTCGCCGTTCCTTTCACCTCCGGCTCCTCCAACGGCGTCTCCAGTTGGTGGTCCTGCTCCTTCAGATGGTCCCACTGCTGATTCTCAAAATAGTAACGCCAGTAACGGTGTTAACGCCGTTAAGTCTCCTTCATTCGTCGTAGCTCTTGTTTTCGTCTCATTGTCGGTTATGATGTCATACGTTATgtcataa
- the LOC139861807 gene encoding uncharacterized protein — MIPIAVAQRATALTIINSPAETRAVGTLIRRHQRIRYKKWITWTRIAFVVTVLQFLGASYLLINVSFFYIDDATPNACILGLLTSNPTWLHSMVVVFIVMACLVTLVQCFTGSDVLRWRSFYTNENKAWKRHYREVFDNGIREALCCLGRSKYLAVMEEDEVFSVAQLLGDLVSYRASGKGHLELLAGLALMKRENQISKFQEETVEAPRELIQGAYDFHSFSEAAYTGPLLDMGRNPILFLCAWFYRQGVLTPWTRKRLPELKGDNWWRGHARAFLRYLNLPADSLRQGRVCQTRCEAAYFVVVLHHISSVVICVRGTETPEDLLTDGLSRECVFASEDLDGLISDNLIPPGSTHYGHSGIIEAARDLYRQIDGNFENKGGLLTSLLGAGCECEGYNLRVVGHSLGGAIAAVLGLKLYGRYPRLHVYSYGPLPCVDSVLANACSGFVTSLVYDDEFSSRLSVASIMRLQTAAMLALSNDADADSAIMHKLARRFLTVSSYLWTKSKDSPSASGLSSLPQTRENKHYNQVRIQEPDEDFNLWHEMDMYDSSDDGGDGRTSSYRLSNTFNRSPDNSSPRDNFVSQFMDAMPSGNGESSENFREMFLPGVVIHIVPEKKSFDIPLYKRWGTPDAQCGFKAYIASREAFMDMIVSPSMFIDHLPWRCSHALKKILEKQSFRQDSMQYY; from the exons ATGATTCCGATTGCAGTTGCACAACGAGCTACAGCTTTAACGATAATCAATTCACCTGCTGAAACACGCGCTGTTGGAACCCTAATTCGACGACATCAACGG ATTAGGTACAAGAAGTGGATAACGTGGACCCGAATTGCATTTGTAGTTACAGTGCTGCAGTTTCTGGGAGCAAGTTACCTTCTAATCAATGTTTCATTTTTCTATATTGACGATGCAACTCCAAATGCATGTATATTAG GGCTTCTTACAAGTAACCCCACATGGCTGCACAGTATGGTGGTGGTATTTATTGTCATGGCGTGTTTGGTTACACTGGTACAATGTTTTACAGGATCTGATGTATTAAGATGGAGGTCTTTTTACACAAATGAAAACAAAGCATGGAAACGCCATTATCGAGAGGTATTTGATAATGGGATTCGTGAGGCATTGTGCTGTCTGGGACGTTCCAAATACTT GGCTGTAATGGAGGAAGATGAAGTATTCTCAGTCGCGCAGTTACTGGGTGACCTTGTTTCTTACCGTGCATCTGGAAAAGGACATCTAGAACTCTTGGCAG GCCTAGCTTTGATGAAAAGGGAAAACCAAATATCTAAATTCCAAGAGGAAACTGTTGAGGCGCCTAGAGAATTGATTCAgggagcttatgattttcattctTTTTCCGAAGCTGCTTATACG GGTCCTTTACTTGATATGGGAAGAAATCCCATATTGTTTCTTTGTGCCTGGTTTTATAGGCAAGGCGTTTTGACCCCTTGGACTCGAAAAAG ACTACCCGAACTTAAAGGTGACAATTGGTGGCGAGGTCACGCAAGAGCTTTTCTTAGATATTTGAATTTGCCTGCTGATTCACTTCGACAAGGACGTGTTTGCCAG ACAAGGTGTGAAGCAGCATACTTTGTTGTGGTTCTTCATCATATAAGTTCTGTTGTGATTTGCGTGCGGGGAACTGAAACTCCCGAAGATCTTCTGACTGATGGTTTAAGTAGGGAATGCGTGTTTGCTTCAGAAGATTTGGACGGTTTAATATC TGATAATCTTATTCCGCCAGGTTCAACCCATTATGGTCACTCTGGTATAATAGAGGCTGCACGAGATCTTTATCGGCAAATCGATGGAAATTTTGAAAATAAAG GTGGATTACTTACTTCATTGTTGGGAGCTGGATGTGAATGTGAAGGGTATAACCTTCGTGTTGTGGGACATTCCCTTGGAGGAGCTATTGCTGCAGTTCTAGGATTGAAG TTATACGGACGGTATCCTCGACTACATGTATATAGTTATGGCCCACTTCCTTGTGTAGACTCAGTCTTAGCAAATGCATGTTCAGGTTTTGTGACAAG CCTTGTGTATGATGATGAATTCTCATCACGCCTTTCTGTTGCTTCAATCATGAGGTTACAAACAGCTGCCATGCTGGCACTATCAAATGATGCGGATGCTGACTCAGCTATTATGCACAAGCTTGCTCGCCGGTTTCTTACAGTAAGCAGCTATCTCTGGACTAAATCTAAGGACTCACCTTCAGCTTCAGGATTAAGTTCATTGCCACAAACAAGAGAAAACAAGCATTATAATCAAG TGAGAATCCAGGAACCAGATGAAGATTTCAACCTATGGCATGAAATGGATATGTACGATAGTtcagatgatggtggtgatggacgTACTTCATCATATAGACTCTCTAATACTTTTAATCGGTCTCCCGATAATTCAAGTCCACGTGATAATTTTGTATCACAGTTTATGGATGCTATGCCATCTGGAAACGGCGAATCATCTGAGAATTTTAGAGAAATGTTCTTGCCGGGTGTTGTTATTCATATCGTCCCCGAGAAGAAAAGCTTTGATATACCTCTATATAAACGATGGGGCACCCCAGATGCACAATGTGGATTTAAAGCTTATATTGCGAGTAGGGAGGCCTTCATGGATATGATTGTATCACCCTCGATGTTTATTGACCACCTACCATGGAG ATGTTCCCATGCCCTGAAGAAAATATTGGAAAAGCAAAGTTTTCGACAAGACTCGATG caatattATTAG